A stretch of Henckelia pumila isolate YLH828 chromosome 4, ASM3356847v2, whole genome shotgun sequence DNA encodes these proteins:
- the LOC140866683 gene encoding uncharacterized protein, producing MRPGIQKNDSDSSPGPSLDGSFRKLGSAAALTRSISSTSSKFIPTSKRVHKVLKEYATRMVDLNIFTEYLEDWVRENICGKTSDEEQCFSSPFLIDELRTFDFAMESVLFQQLLRMPYPPYSSDNLKEDEYLALEDFIHTAAEGLWRAFWHKNKPFPYFVACPRYPGSKFYTVDKAISKGRLKGLCGAALMSNSNGNLNAHWDDVVMLLLFKRDVLKGNELGFSPSIICEALFYAIHVLLSRSLTKYDSVAGDYVFVSVVDSKFGGVVKLGGNLGKLEVDFSNPYESVVEWIKFHAEVSVSPVDQIWNKLGNVNWGDLGTLQILLSIFYSMIRWNGPPRKSMASLAENHSRRVQKRRMESQLSERENALVAYEHGSNHYGEIVELDHENKPNMKMKSPHLKLRPGEIILLEDQNQGHKSFQIQKSMGDRSGCSYIAAAAENPTELLTLYVGAHPSRLEPSWEDMNLWYQVQRQTKVLNILKQQGISGEHLPQIIASGRVMHSGHCEKKTSKGCCDHPWCGTPILVASPVGEPVSSIIAHYGPFSNEEAIRCCRDCLEALRSAKMANIMHGDISPENIIHVVNNKKSSKSRSFFLISWGRAILEDRDSPALNLQFSSAHALQHGKLCPSSDIESLIYLVYCLSGGSMQQQDSIESALKWRQRCWTKRAIQKHLSEVSPLLKAFADYVDSICGTPYAVDYDVWLNRLNGAVDSSVVKGKGVEEALRLKDFAESSANSGGANSS from the exons ATGAGACCAG GTATCCAGAAAAATGATTCTGACTCGTCCCCCGGGCCAAGTTTGGATGGAAGTTTTAGAAAGCTGGGATCTG CTGCAGCTTTAACACGTTCAATCTCGAGCACTTCAAGCAAATTTATCCCAACTTCAAAAAGGGTGCATAAAGTCCTGAAGGAGTATGCAACGAGAATGGTTGATCTTAATATATTTACTGAGTATCTTGAGGATTGGGTTAGGGAGAATATCTGTGGTAAAACAAGTGATGAGGAACAATGTTTTAGCTCTCCCTTCTTGATCGATGAACTGCGAACCTTTGACTTTGCGATGGAGAGTGTATTATTTCAACAACTACTACGGATGCCATATCCACCTTATTCTTCTGACAATCTGAAAGAAGACGAATATCTTGCACTGGAGGATTTTATTCATACTGCCGCAGAAGGACTGTGGCGTGCATTTTGGCATAAGAATAAGCCTTTTCCATATTTTGTAGCTTGTCCTCGTTATCCTGGATCGAAGTTTTATACAGTAGACAAAGCAATATCAAAGGGAAGACTCAAGGGGCTTTGTGGTGCAGCTTTAATGTCAAACAGTAATGGCAATTTAAATGCACATTGGGATGATGTTGTGATGCTCCTATTGTTCAAACGAGATGTTCTGAAAGGTAATGAATTGGGGTTTTCTCCTTCCATTATCTGTGAAGCCCTTTTCTATGCTATTCACGTACTGTTATCCAGGAGTTTGACCAAGTATGATAGTGTTGCTGGTGATTATGTTTTTGTATCGGTTGTCGACTCTAAGTTTGGAGGTGTTGTCAAACTTGGTGGCAATCTTGGAAAACTTGAAGTGGACTTTAGTAACCCATATGAATCTGTAGTAGAGTGGATCAAATTTCATGCAGAAGTAAGTGTTTCTCCTGTAGACCAAATATGGAACAAGCTCGGAAATGTGAACTGGGGGGACTTGGGAACTTTACAGATTCTTCTGTCCATTTTTTACTCCATGATTCGGTGGAATGGGCCACCAAGAAAGTCAATGGCTTCCCTAGCAGAGAATCACAGTCGCCGTGTCCAAAAACGCCGAATGGAGAGTCAATTAAGTGAAAGAGAAAATGCTCTTGTAGCTTATGAACATGGTAGCAACCACTATGGAGAAATCGTTGAACTAGACCATGAGAACAAACCGAACATGAAGATGAAAAGTCCACACTTAAAGCTTAGACCGGGTGAAATAATATTGCTCGAGGATCAAAACCAGGGACACAAAAGTTTCCAAATTCAGAAATCTATGGGTGATAGGAGTGGCTGCTCATACATTGCTGCAGCTGCAGAGAATCCTACAGAATTGCTGACTTTATATGTTGGTGCTCATCCATCTCGTCTGGAGCCATCTTGGGAAGACATGAATCTATGGTACCAAGTACAAAGGCAAACCAAAGTGTTGAATATCTTGAAACAGCAAGGCATTTCAGGCGAACATCTACCTCAAATTATCGCATCAGGCCGAGTCATGCACTCTGGCCATTGTGAAAAGAAAACCTCGAAAGGATGTTGTGATCATCCGTGGTGTGGAACCCCGATTCTCGTTGCATCTCCAGTAGGTGAACCAGTTTCATCCATCATAGCTCATTATGGCCCATTTTCTAATGAAGAAGCAATACGCTGCTGCCGAGATTGCCTAGAAGCTCTGAGAAGCGCAAAAATGGCTAACATCATGCACGGTGATATCTCTCCGGAAAACATAATACACGTCGTTAACAACAAAAAATCAAGTAAAAGCAGATCATTCTTTCTCATCTCGTGGGGTCGTGCCATTTTAGAAGATAGAGACAGCCCTGCGTTGAACTTACAGTTCTCATCAGCTCATGCACTTCAGCATGGCAAGCTCTGTCCATCTTCAGACATAGAGAGCCTCATCTACCTCGTATACTGTCTTTCTGGTGGATCAATGCAGCAGCAAGACTCGATCGAATCAGCATTGAAATGGAGGCAGCGATGCTGGACGAAACGTGCAATACAGAAGCATTTAAGCGAGGTTTCGCCTCTCCTGAAGGCATTTGCCGACTATGTGGATAGTATATGTGGAACACCTTATGCTGTTGATTATGATGTGTGGCTAAATAGACTGAATGGAGCTGTGGACAGCTCAGTTGTGAAGGGAAAGGGGGTTGAAGAGGCGTTGAGATTGAAGGATTTCGCAGAGTCTTCTGCAAATTCAGGTGGCGCGAATTCATCATAG